A region of Streptomyces sp. NBC_01788 DNA encodes the following proteins:
- a CDS encoding GNAT family N-acetyltransferase, with product MAPDFAVPHPPATDRFRLEPLGPQHNAADHAAWTSSIAHIRANPDFAGRSWPPPGGMSLEANLDDLRLHAEDFDRRVGFTYTVLSVPGDDVIGCVYIYGSPQDPGVTDVRSWVRADNASLDAELYRVVSDWLSREWPFERVAYAPR from the coding sequence GTGGCTCCCGATTTCGCCGTACCGCACCCGCCTGCCACCGACCGCTTCCGCCTGGAGCCCCTCGGTCCTCAGCACAATGCTGCCGATCACGCCGCCTGGACCTCCAGCATCGCCCACATTCGAGCCAACCCCGACTTCGCCGGCCGCTCCTGGCCGCCTCCGGGGGGCATGTCCCTGGAGGCCAACCTCGACGACCTGCGCCTGCACGCGGAGGACTTCGACCGGCGCGTCGGCTTCACCTACACCGTCCTGTCGGTCCCTGGGGATGACGTCATCGGCTGTGTCTACATATACGGCTCACCCCAAGACCCCGGTGTCACTGACGTCCGCTCCTGGGTCCGGGCGGATAACGCTTCCCTCGACGCTGAGCTCTACCGCGTGGTCAGCGACTGGCTGTCCCGTGAGTGGCCCTTCGAGCGTGTGGCGTACGCGCCTCGCTGA